Within the Pseudomonadota bacterium genome, the region AATAGGGCCTTTGATCACTGTACGTGTCAGGTCACCCCAGTAGCCGTCTGGCATACGTGGGAAACAGTCCATCACGATCAGCTCACCAGCTTTCAGCGGGCCATGGCCACGCTCGTGCGGGTCAGAACCTTGCAAACCACATGCGATAATCGGACCATCAGATTCCATGGTACCGTAACCTGCCTTGTAGATTTCAAGGCTCATTTCAGCGCGCAGAATTTCAGCCGTCAGAACCTCGCCGTTCCACATGAGTGTGTTATCATTGGCGATGGTACTGTCTTGCAGAATTTTGAAAGCACGGTAAAAGCCGCGTTCGTTGATGGCTTGTGCGTCTGCAATCTTTTTGATTTCATCCGCATCTTTGCGCTCACGGCAAGGGAACATCGGTGAGGCGTACGTCACTTTAAAGCCTGCATCACGTAGAGCATCTACGTAATCGCCGGCCATGCCGTCGTCACTGCGGTCGCCATTTTTAGCCACAACCACTTCTGTTGCGCCAATGTGGTTGAGATACCAAATGGCAATGTCAATGTTACCTGTAATACCAGCGCGTTCTTCTTCAGATGCGTTATCTTTCAGAAGAACCGAGTAGTTGATCACTTTCGTACGGCTGTTGACATGGCTTGTCATGCTGCCGAAGTCTAGCGCAGATGTGAGAAGGACACCCCCCGCGTTTTCATCACCCACCCAAACCGCAGGGTCGTGGTGAGGTGTGCCAGTGGCGTATTGAATGTTGTCACGGGCTTCAATAAGAAGGTGAACCGTCTTTGTCATGTGTGTATCTCCTTAGGAGTTCATCCCTAAATGGTTTCTTTGGATCAAAAAACTTATTTTTTGTCGTTCATGTGCATGTGTGCACACATCACTTCGCAAAATAAATTTTTCAATTCCAAATCGTAAACTGAATTCCATTTATAAATGAACTTTACAGTAGTGAAAGAATGAAGAGTGGAAACGCCAATAGAGGCGCTGCGAATAGGTAGCTATCGTAACGGTCTAAAAAGCCGCCATGATGCATGAGTGCTGTACCGCTGTCTTTTACACCAGCCATACGCTTCAGCTTGGATTCATACAAGTCACCAGCCACTGCGCTTACGGCAATGATGGCGCCTGAAATAAGGCCAAGCAGAATCGGTAGACCAGCAATGCTAAACAGCAGAACACTGCCAAGTGTCCCCACAAGGATACCGCCCACAGCACCTTCAATGGTTTTACCCGGAGAGATCTGTGGAGCAAGCTTGCGCTTACCAATACGTTTACCAACCAAATATGCGCCTGAGTCATTCAGAGAAATAACAAGGGCCAGGTAGAGGATAAACAGGTGACCAACGTCTGCTTCTTTACGAATAAAGAACAAGCAGAGCGCGCTGATAACAACCAGTAGAATGGGAAGAGGAGGGAGTTTTCCTTTAAACATATGGCCGAGTTCACGGACCATCATAACCGAAAGCACACCCATAGCTACGCCAAATGCCCATGCAGGCAAAGCAAGCGTTACGAACAGAACAACGGCAGCCATAATCAGCCCCATTGCTACACGTCCTTGCTTTTCAGGGAGAACCTCAAGCATGTCATGTACCTTTGAAAAACGAGAGAAAAGTCCAGATGTGTTTGAGTTCACTGTCTTTGTTTTTGGAAACATTGTCAAGCCGCCTTTGCTGATTGAGCTGTTGTGTAGACCCATGAGACGAGTTTTGCAATACCGAGTTCAATCTCTGCAATGTTTTTACCAAGCATGTAAGCAGGTGTTGAAGCAATGCGATTCTTCTCATCAATAATGATTTCATCAACATTACACATAATACCAATATTTTCTAATGCATTAATGGCGAGAATTGTGCCTTCGTCTTGCCCTGTTGTGAGTTGAACCATACGGCCTTGTAAGGCTGGTGCAGCAATACTGGCAGGAGAAATACACATAAAGCCCATAGGTTTAGCTGCCATGTGCATGGACTGGATAAGTCGTGCAGTTTGAGGCTCTACAATGGTTTGTGTTTTATCGTCAATGAGCGCAAAATTAGAAATGTTTTTAGCTGCACCAAAGCCCCCAGGAATAATCAAGGCATCTAAATCATCTTCTGTGATATCAGCCAGATCTTTTATATCACCTCTGCTTATGCGGGCAGCCTCTACAAGTGTGTTACGTGTTTCGTTTATCACTTCCTCACCAGTTAGGTGATTGACTACATTTTTTTGAGGCATATTAGGCGCGATACAAACAGGTGTGCCGCCGTTTTTAAGGATATGAAGCAGTGTCAGCGTCGCCTCATGGATTTCACTGCCGTCATTTACACCGCATCCAGAAAGCAAAACACCGATTTTCATTATCTTTTATCCTTATTGTTAAAACCTATTTCATAACTCTACTATAACTGGCTGCAAATGTTTATCTTTTTGCGCGTCCAGTGCTCATGTATGTTTAATACACTGCGCGCTGGTTCTCAAAGATAATCATTTTCGCTTCGTTCTAGCGAGTTTTTAAACAGATTTAGGCGTAATCGGCTTAAATCGGTTTAACTGATTTTCTTCATAGCCAGCGCCACCCATTCTTCACGTTGCTCACGTGCGGTGACTTCCATCCCTAGGGCACGGTAAGCTTTTACAATCGCGTCTTCTTGGTGTGTAAGGAAACCTGAAAGAATTGCAACGCCGTCTTTTTCAAGTACGTTCACGAGACCATCTGCCATTTGCAGCAGTGGGCTTGCTAGAATGTTTGCAAAAATCAGATCGTATGGGGCCTTCTTAGAAACTTCAGCCGTGTTAAAGCCGTTTCCAACAAGAGACGTGACTGCCTCGCTTGCACCGTTATTGGCCATGTTCTCTTTGCAGATATCAATGCTTGGCTCGTCAATATCAACCGCAAGGAAAGGTGTGTTTTGCTTTTTCGTGGCACCCAGCGCAAGGATACCGCTTCCGCAACCCATATCAAGGCCGTTCTTAAATGTACGCTCTTCACTCAGCTTGCTGTAAAGCACAAGGCAGCCATATGTTGTTGAGTGCTCGCCTGTACCAAAGGCCATGCCTGCTGGAATATGCAAACTTAGTTTGTTTTTTGGAGGTGTTTCATCAAACGAATGTATAAAGAAATCACCTGCTTCTAAAGGAGGAAAATCTTCACGCATTTTGCTTTGCCAGTCTTCGTCTGACACAATTGTAATAGCATGCTCTTTTGAACTTAGGCCGCAGCTTTCAGCAGCTTCACGCATGCAGCTTTGTACATCAGCGTCATCAATACGTGGATCAAAGAAGGCTGTGACTACCCAGTTCGCATCGTCTTTGTTCACTTTGCCAATGTCTGTGGCAGTGGCAAGGCCAAGCACCATATCTTCAAACAAGTGAAGGTGTTGATCTGGAACATTCATTTGAACTTTTTTAGCGGCTTGTGTCATCAGTTTAAGCATCCTTGTATTGATCTCGGCTCAATGTATCCGAAAAAGCGTTTTAAATCTAGGTGAAAGCGTTGCAAATATCTAAGGGGATTGATATGTTGAGGCGAATTTAATCTTTTTCTCTTTTTCCCTTCTGGAGTTTTTACTATGAAAGAAGTAACCCCCCGTGAAATGGAAGTGATTGGCACCATTAGCCATGTTGTGAACATGGTGCGTGTCATGGACAGTATCGTTGCTGAAGATCAGGCCCGACATGTTGGTTTTTCTGGTCATGTGGGTAGCAGCCTTTTGGATGTGTTTACCGAGATGAAGTGGTCTTATGAAGAGCTGTGCATGAAGCTGTATGCGGACCTGCCTTCTCAGGAGCGTGTCACACCTGTACGCGGTGAAGCGATGTCAACCTATGCAGGGGCGGTTTATGCCAACCTTGATACGTTGCTTAAAGTTTTGGAAAACGACACGACGCATTTTACGGACAGTGAGAAGAAAACGCTTAGCGATTTCTTGAGAACTGTTCAAAAGCGTGTGTGTGCGCCGTTTATACCTGGTCGGGTAACCAAAATTATCGAATAAAAAAAGCCCCCAGTTGGGGGCTTTTTGCATGAAGATTAATCTTCGTCGTTTTCTTCAGTCTCAACAGAGATGGTTACAGGCCAATCAGGCGTACCGCCCCAGGCAAAGTTCATGGCCCAGTGTGCCATTTCGTTCAGCAGGGGTATAACCTCTGCCACGGCATCTTCCAGAGAAGCTTCGCCAGCTTTGAACTTCAGAAGGCCCGGCATCATGATCAAATGCATTTTCAGGTTCAGGTCTTCTTCATCATCAGCGGTAACGGACGTGGTGCTGTAAGTGCTCGGATCAGGCAGACCACGCTGTTTCAGCGTGCTCAGGGCAACTTGTGCCTTGTGCCAGTTATCCGCATCCATATGCAGCTTCATGCTGTTCAGAACATCTTCAAATTGCTCAATGGTAATGGAGGTGTTTTCTTCAGACATAGAAATCTCCTGTTGCTGAAGGGGGAAAAGAAAGTCAGATAGAAATCAACGTGAAGATATACAGCTGCGCGCTTTGGAACAAGTAAAAAGTATAATTCTAAAAAAGCCCCCGTAGTGGGGGCTTAAATTAGCGAACCACTTCTAGCTTAGCGAGGCCTGCGACAAGTTTCTTTTGGCCGGCTTTATCAAAGGCGATTGTGAGGCGGGCGCCTTCACCTTTACCTTCTGCGCTTTTCACAATGCCGTAGCCAAATTTATCATGGAAGACACGGTTACCTACATTTACCTCAGCACCAACGGCACTTGTGTAAGAAACAACAGGCTGCGTGTTCTCGTAGCGGTCTACACTTGAGTGCACTTGTGGACGGAAGAAACCTGTATCAGGCGTTGCAGCCACCATGTGCAGTGCTTCGTCTGGCATTTCAGCAAGGAAACGAGACGGCGTAGCCGGTTGGAACTGACCATACATACGACGTGAAAAGGCGTAAGAGATAATCAGTGTTTTACGGGCACGTGTGACCGCTACGTAAGCAAGGCGGCGCTCTTCTTCAAGGCCTTTTTTACCTTCTTCATTCAGGCTGCGCTGGTGCGGGAAGAGGCCTTCCTCAAAACCTGGTAGGAAGACATTTTCAAACTCTAGCCCTTTGGCGGCGTGAACAGTGGTGATCTTCACTGTGTTTGTACTGTCCGCATCTCTGTCCATCACAAGGCTGATGTGCTCGAGGAAGGTGCCAATATCGCTAAAGTCTTGCAGAGCCCGGATAAGCTCTTTCAAGTTATCAATGCGGTTTTTCGCATCAGGATCTTTATCAGTACGTAGCATTTCTAGGTAGCCACTATCTTCCAGAAGGTTTTCCATTAGTTTATCTGGAGAGGTGGTTTCCATAGCTTTGCCCGCATCATCAATCAGAGCAATAAACGGACGCAGTTTATTGGCAATGCGACTCTGCAATATGCCGTTCTCAATCGCCATACGGGTGGCAAGGTACAAGCTTGTTTGGTGCTCACGTGCGAGTTGAGTAAGGGTAGCAATGGCCGCAGGGCCCATACCGCGCTTCGGTACGTTTACAATGCGCTCAAAAGCGAAGTCATCGCGTGGGCTATTAACAAGGCGTAGGTACGCAATAGCGTCACGAATTTCTTTACGTTCGTAGAAACGCAGTCCACCAATTACCTGATATGGAATCCCTTGGCGGATGAAGCGTTCCTCAATAGAGCGGGTTTGTGAAGCCGTACGCACCAGGATCGCAAAGTCATCCCATGCTTCGCCTTGCAGGTCAGTTTCAATGCGATCAGCAATAAAGCGCGCTTCTTCACGGTCATCAAATACTGGGTGTACTTCGACTTGCTCACCGTCATCGTCAGAGGTCCAAAGGGTTTTATCGTGGCGCTCTTCGTTATATTTAATCAGGCCTGAAGCTGCATTTAGAATGTGGCCTGTTGAGCGGTAGTTTTGCTCTAGACGAACGGCTTTTGCACCCGGGAAGTCGCTATCAAAGCGGAGGATGTTCCCCACTTGAGCCCCACGCCATGCGTAAATAGACTGGTCATCATCCCCCACCACGCAAATGTTATTGTGAGTTTGAACCAGAAGCCTTAGCCACAGGTACTGTACCGTGTTGGTATCTTGGTACTCATCAACCAGTACGTACTTAAACTGGTTCTGGTAACGAGAAAGAATATCTGGGTTCTTTTTAAATAGCTCAATTGGACGAAGAAGCAGGTCACCAAAGTCTGCTGCATTCGCATCAGCGAGGCGCTTCTCATACATTTTGTAAAAATCAATCACGGGAATTTCAAAACCGTAGTGTTCGTTTTCAGGCACTTGGTGCGGAAGCCAGCCGTTATCTTTCCATTTTCCAATCAGGTAAGTCAGTTGGCGGGCGCTTAGTGTGCTATCGTCAACGCCGCGGTCTTTTAGAATTTGCTTACACACGCTGAGCTGGTCATCAGCCCCCAGAATGGTGAAGTTACGATCAATAAAGCCAGCAGCTTCAGCATGCATACGTAGAATGCGAGCCCCAAGGCTGTGGAAAGTGCCCAGCCACATACCAGAAGCGGGCATACCGAGCATCTGCTCAATACGTTCCAGCATCTCTTTTGCAGCTTTGTTGGTAAAGGTTACCGCAAGCACTTGAGAGGGCGCTGCAAGGCCACTCATTAGAATATGCGCAAGACGTGTTGTCAGCACACGTGTTTTACCTGTTCCGGCACCTGCGAGCACAAGAAGAGGGCCCTCTGTATGGAGGACGGCTTCACGTTGTGGGTCATTCAGTGTCGAGATCAGATCTTGCATGTTTTTGGCCTTAGAATTGTTTTAAAATTTAAAATATCATTTTGTGTTATTTTGTCCATACTTAAGGCATGATGTGGCGAATTTTCGCCACTTTTTTATCATTTTGGCCTTGAAAGTTTACCTGCCCATTCACATACCCTTGCTACAGACGGCAGAACGTGAGAATCTGCCAAAGTTAAAAAAGGATTTGAAAACAATGACAAACGTGCAAAACACAGAAAAGCAGACATTTTCAGCAAAGCTGATGCAACTCCGCTCGACTCTTGCGCATAAGGTAGCAAGTGCGCTGATTGGTCGTCCAGTGAGCATTAGCACGACACCAGCGAGCACAATCGCATCGTCTATGATCCTTTGGTATTTTGAAGGTAATACACGTAAGTTTATTATGGTGCGTGAAAAGCAGGATGAAAACCGCGCACGCTTTGTAAGCTGCCTGGATAGTGGTAAGTACGAAAGCCCATCAGTTGCGCTGATGAACACCTGCCGTATCGCCCTAGGTGAAGCCTTCATTAAAACCGTTGATAAACGACTCTTTGATGTGGACCGCGTAATGAGCGCGCCAATGTTTAAATATGAAGACAAGTTTACAGGCAAGATTCGTCCGATCCAAGCACTGGTGTGGATGATGCAGATTACGCCTGAGCAAGCTGAGCTGTGCCTCACCCATAAAAAGGGCGCAGAAGTGGTGGCAATTCCTGAATTTGCCATAGTAGGTGGGGATGTAACCCCGAGCCACCGCGTTATTTACCAAGCCAGCCTAAGGCACATCCATGCACAAAGTAACCGTGCGGATGCAGACCTGTTTGAAGCGCTGGAAGACTTGCTTAAGGACAATGCACCATCCACAAGGATCTTGCACTAAGCTTTACCTAAGCACCAAAAAGCCCTGCATTTGCAGGGCTTTTTTAGTCGATTTGACGGCTTAGCAGTCAAAGATTTGTGCAATCAGGATTTGGGTTGGGTCATCCGGAATTTCTTTCAGAATCACCAAGCTGAAATCACAGACGTCTTCTTGACGCTTTTGGCTGTAGCGCTCGCTCACGCTGCAGTTCATATCTTTGAAGGCCTGCAGGCGCGCAACGATGACGCTTTCTACATCGCCGCTGAACAGTCTTTCAGGGAATTCAGAGCAATGCTGGTATTCAGGAGCAGTTGCCTCAGATGTTTCTTGAGCAAAAGTCGGTGTGGACAGGGCCAGAATAGCAGCCGTAACAGCAATCATATGCCTTAACATGGCAGGTCTCCTTTCAGAAAGAGGGACGCAGATTTCATATGTATTAATAAAATGGTATACAAAACAGGACGGGCG harbors:
- a CDS encoding 50S ribosomal protein L11 methyltransferase, whose product is MTQAAKKVQMNVPDQHLHLFEDMVLGLATATDIGKVNKDDANWVVTAFFDPRIDDADVQSCMREAAESCGLSSKEHAITIVSDEDWQSKMREDFPPLEAGDFFIHSFDETPPKNKLSLHIPAGMAFGTGEHSTTYGCLVLYSKLSEERTFKNGLDMGCGSGILALGATKKQNTPFLAVDIDEPSIDICKENMANNGASEAVTSLVGNGFNTAEVSKKAPYDLIFANILASPLLQMADGLVNVLEKDGVAILSGFLTHQEDAIVKAYRALGMEVTAREQREEWVALAMKKIS
- a CDS encoding phosphatidate cytidylyltransferase, producing the protein MFPKTKTVNSNTSGLFSRFSKVHDMLEVLPEKQGRVAMGLIMAAVVLFVTLALPAWAFGVAMGVLSVMMVRELGHMFKGKLPPLPILLVVISALCLFFIRKEADVGHLFILYLALVISLNDSGAYLVGKRIGKRKLAPQISPGKTIEGAVGGILVGTLGSVLLFSIAGLPILLGLISGAIIAVSAVAGDLYESKLKRMAGVKDSGTALMHHGGFLDRYDSYLFAAPLLAFPLFILSLL
- a CDS encoding Xaa-Pro peptidase family protein, with product MTKTVHLLIEARDNIQYATGTPHHDPAVWVGDENAGGVLLTSALDFGSMTSHVNSRTKVINYSVLLKDNASEEERAGITGNIDIAIWYLNHIGATEVVVAKNGDRSDDGMAGDYVDALRDAGFKVTYASPMFPCRERKDADEIKKIADAQAINERGFYRAFKILQDSTIANDNTLMWNGEVLTAEILRAEMSLEIYKAGYGTMESDGPIIACGLQGSDPHERGHGPLKAGELIVMDCFPRMPDGYWGDLTRTVIKGPIQPWQQDMFNMVLDAHNWVETQVKNGADSKAIFDGVIAMYEKAGYPTDATVPHGMFHGVGHSLGLGLHESPGIGSREGTLVTGNVVTNEPGLYYKGHNGITGGVRIEDILVVTDTGCDNITSLPKELDVDKISIPSDF
- the elbB gene encoding isoprenoid biosynthesis glyoxalase ElbB, encoding MMKIGVLLSGCGVNDGSEIHEATLTLLHILKNGGTPVCIAPNMPQKNVVNHLTGEEVINETRNTLVEAARISRGDIKDLADITEDDLDALIIPGGFGAAKNISNFALIDDKTQTIVEPQTARLIQSMHMAAKPMGFMCISPASIAAPALQGRMVQLTTGQDEGTILAINALENIGIMCNVDEIIIDEKNRIASTPAYMLGKNIAEIELGIAKLVSWVYTTAQSAKAA
- a CDS encoding UvrD-helicase domain-containing protein — encoded protein: MQDLISTLNDPQREAVLHTEGPLLVLAGAGTGKTRVLTTRLAHILMSGLAAPSQVLAVTFTNKAAKEMLERIEQMLGMPASGMWLGTFHSLGARILRMHAEAAGFIDRNFTILGADDQLSVCKQILKDRGVDDSTLSARQLTYLIGKWKDNGWLPHQVPENEHYGFEIPVIDFYKMYEKRLADANAADFGDLLLRPIELFKKNPDILSRYQNQFKYVLVDEYQDTNTVQYLWLRLLVQTHNNICVVGDDDQSIYAWRGAQVGNILRFDSDFPGAKAVRLEQNYRSTGHILNAASGLIKYNEERHDKTLWTSDDDGEQVEVHPVFDDREEARFIADRIETDLQGEAWDDFAILVRTASQTRSIEERFIRQGIPYQVIGGLRFYERKEIRDAIAYLRLVNSPRDDFAFERIVNVPKRGMGPAAIATLTQLAREHQTSLYLATRMAIENGILQSRIANKLRPFIALIDDAGKAMETTSPDKLMENLLEDSGYLEMLRTDKDPDAKNRIDNLKELIRALQDFSDIGTFLEHISLVMDRDADSTNTVKITTVHAAKGLEFENVFLPGFEEGLFPHQRSLNEEGKKGLEEERRLAYVAVTRARKTLIISYAFSRRMYGQFQPATPSRFLAEMPDEALHMVAATPDTGFFRPQVHSSVDRYENTQPVVSYTSAVGAEVNVGNRVFHDKFGYGIVKSAEGKGEGARLTIAFDKAGQKKLVAGLAKLEVVR